In Populus nigra chromosome 1, ddPopNigr1.1, whole genome shotgun sequence, one genomic interval encodes:
- the LOC133680780 gene encoding beta-glucuronosyltransferase GlcAT14B — MGSLNVEKRWAFPLVISSLICLFLLATCFNMGLVSSLHTINQIFNIFQFRINQTTQVYAETKVSQSPPPPLPSQIPRFAYLVSGSKGDLEKLWRTLHSLYHPRNQYVVHLDLESPANERLELASRVEKHPVFSKVGNVYMISKANMVTYKGPTMVANTLHACAILLKMGKDWDWFINLSASDYPLVTQDDLIHTFSTINRNLNFIEHTSKLEWKADKRAMPLIVDPGLYSTTKADIYWAMPRRSLPTAFKLFTGSAWMVLTRSFVEYLIWGWDNLPRTLLMYYTNFVSSPEGYFHTVICNVPEYAQTAVSHDLHYIAWDNPPKQHPHTLTLNDTDHMIASGAAFARKFKRDDPVLDKIDKDLLHRKNGSFTPGGWCSGKPKCSEVGDLDKIKPGPGAHRLKRLIARVALNTKLKQNQCK, encoded by the exons ATGGGGTCCCTAAACGTGGAGAAGAGATGGGCTTTCCCTCTTGTTATAAGCTCCCTCATATGTCTGTTCCTTTTAGCAACTTGCTTCAACATGGGTCTTGTTTCTTCATTGCACACAATCAATCAAATCTTCAACATTTTCCAATTCCGTATCAACCAGACAACCCAAGTTTATGCTGAAACAAAAGTCTCGCAATCTCCTCCCCCTCCTCTCCCTTCCCAAATTCCTCGATTTGCTTATCTGGTTTCTGGGTCTAAAGGTGACTTGGAAAAGCTTTGGAGAACCCTCCATTCACTTTACCATCCCCGGAACCAATATGTTGTTCATCTGGACCTCGAGTCGCCAGCAAATGAAAGATTGGAGCTTGCGTCACGAGTGGAAAAGCATCCGGTTTTCTCCAAAGTTGGAAATGTTTATATGATCAGCAAAGCCAATATGGTTACTTACAAAGGACCCACCATGGTTGCTAATACACTTCATGCCTGTGCAATTCTTCTCAAAATGGGAAAAGATTGGGATTGGTTCATCAACCTCAGTGCTTCTGATTATCCTCTTGTAACTCAAGATG ATCTTATTCACACATTTTCAACCATAAACCGAAATCTGAACTTTATTGAGCACACAAGTAAATTGGAGTGGAAAGC GGACAAACGGGCGATGCCTTTGATTGTAGACCCTGGGCTTTACTCAACAACTAAAGCAGATATATACTGGGCGATGCCAAGAAGATCTTTGCCAACAGCATTTAAATTATTCACTG GTTCAGCATGGATGGTTCTCACTCGCTCGTTTGTTGAGTACTTAATTTGGGGTTGGGATAATCTACCAAGAACCTTATTGATGTATTACACAAACTTCGTTTCCTCACCTGAAGGATACTTTCACACAGTAATATGCAATGTGCCAGAGTATGCTCAAACAGCAGTCAGTCATGATTTGCACTACATTGCTTGGGACAATCCTCCTAAGCAGCATCCTCACACCCTTACCCTTAATGACACAGACCATATGATTGCGAGTGGTGCTGCTTTTGCCAGGAAATTCAAGAGAGATGACCCTGTCTTGGATAAGATTGACAAGGATTTACTTCACCGGAAGAATGGGAGCTTCACTCCTGGTGGATGGTGTTCTGGTAAACCCAAATGTTCTGAGGTTGGGGACCTGGACAAAATAAAACCAGGTCCTGGAGCTCATAGACTGAAACGCCTCATAGCTAGGGTAGCTTTGAATACAAAGCTTAAACAAAACCAATGTAAATAG